Genomic DNA from Prunus persica cultivar Lovell chromosome G1, Prunus_persica_NCBIv2, whole genome shotgun sequence:
TATGATTAATAATCAAAGTAAGGAAAACAGTTTAGTGGGTCGGGTTCCTCtcatttattgaaagaaaacaaatgtatGTCGAAGCAgccattgttgttgttaataGCAGGGAAACCTAGGCTGTCTGTAGCAAGCAGAGGTTTTTCTCCACTCTGTCTCTGCTGCACTGCTTTTCTCCACCCTCTGCCGCTGCACGCCGCCGTCATCACCACTCATAGCCGCACACTGCCATCCAAAGCTTCAAATCACTCAGGTGCCGTTTAAATTTTAAGTCTCTGAAAgcaaattcaatttctctgtCCATTTTagcaccaaaaataaaatttctcgGTTCATTTTTTGCTGTTTTGCTAGAACATGAGTGGTGAATGATCGATAGATGGAAAGTTATGATTATTACTGATTTACTTATATGTTTGATTGAATTTTGCCCACTgctcatatttcttttttgttttttcgctATTTTGCTTCAAATCATGAACAGTAAATGATTGATAGATGGGAAGCTATGATTATTGTTGGTTTATtgatatgttagattgaaaaTTGCCCAAATGAATGCTCTTGCAATTTTTTGGGTAGTAGATATTTATGTTCTCAACAGTTACAATATTCACCAATCTTACAAGTGTAGGTAGTAGTAGAAACATGGAAGTAGCTGAAGTTGAAGGTGATCATGTTCCATCAGTAATTCCAGAGCTCCCAAGTGAAATCATATGGTTTCTTATACTGCCACGGCTACCAGCTAAGTCTCTGATGCGGTTCAAGTGCGTTTGCAAGTCATGGTCCTCTCTCATCTCCGGTAACCCTACATTTCTTGGTGTCCACCGAAACTTGCGCTGCAACAACAGCAGGTACACTCACCTCCTCCTCAATGTCTTTGACCGCGACACAGGCCACGACCACTTGCTCTCCGTCCAAATCAACCAagatggagatggagatggagatggTAGTACCTCACCTGCCACCCACCTTCTAACACTGCCCCCTGACTATCATCTCTACGATTATCAGTGTACTAATGGcctgttttgtattttttactttGCTAAACCGGTAGCCACTAAAACCCACCATGAACATGACCCCGAGGACCACGTTCATATATTTAATCCCTCCACTGGAGAGTCGATCATTCTCCCCCATACTTCACTGTCCAAATACACACTCCAGATTAAAGGCCACTTTGGGTTCAGTCCTTTTACAAACGAGTATAAGCTTCTCCAAGTCCATTTATGCCATGATTGGACTTCAAATCTCTTTAGTTTAAAGCTCGAGATTTTGACTTTGGGTTCTGATTCATGGAGGTGCATTGAGGTAGACCTCGATCACCTCCCTTTTAATCCCCTTTCTTCCCACTTGTATGGCGAAAGTGTGTGCCTTCATGGAGCCCTACATTGGATATATCAAGATGGTGAGGATAGGAGTAGGATAGTGGTATTTGACCTTGGAGAGGAGAGATTCAAGGTCATCACAACTCCTGAAGATGATGGTAGTGATCCCTGTTGGACAATTGCTGAAGTGGGTGGACGTCTAGCTCTAATGGATGACAAGGATGCGATGCCACAGAAATTAATGTTGGAGTTATGGATTTTGAAGGACTACCAAAATCAAGTGTGGGCTAAAGAGACTATCAATTTTCCCTCTCATTGGCGGGAGTCGACGTACCATCATTTGAATTCTTTACGTACAATTCACACAGGTGAGCTCTTCATTCAATCTTCACCGGAAGTACAGGCATCTCATCATTTCTATGATATGAAGAGTAATAGTTTTTATAAAAGTTCAATTGTTTTGCCTGATTTGATATGGCGGAATGATGGTGATGCTCGGTTGGGCTTAATTACTAGTTATCGTGAAACCCTTGCCCCCTTAAGATTATAATTCATGAGAATGGAGTGGAATAGCATTTCATTTCGTTTCATTATtgtaaaacataattaatggGTTGATTCTTGTGCAAGACAAGAAGGATCTGTACTACTGGACATacattttctctttccctttccctACTACACCATGCTTTAAGCCCTTACCATATTATAAAGGAAATAGGATCTGAACTTGTTGCTATCAAGTTTTAAAGTTTTTCTGTGAACGTGCGATAACTGGTCAGCCTTTTTATGCTATTAAGTccaattagattaattttatGAGTAAGTTCTATTTAGTTGATGCGCTTGGATttgaatggtttttttttcttctcattctcaGGAAATAGTacactgtatatatatatatatatatatatatatatatcagtcctgatctcttggaccacaggagtccaagagattgtggtcacccaccattggatattaatccaatgattcaaaaaagtttcttaaaaagagtgcaagagtgagtgaaccgttgaatttacatccaacggtgagtgaccacaaatctcttggacccctgtagtccaagagatcaggacggatatatatatatatatatatatatcaatattCACAACAGATAACATCGCTCAAGTTTCTCATTTGGGTTATGTTCAATTGCGCTAGAAAAACTCTTCAGTccagaaaaaaaagggaaaaaaagaaagagaaagacatCATTATTCAAATGGAATGGTAAAAGATGTGCAGAAATGAGGCATTACAAAGTCAATGGCATCCTCAGGAGcaactatattattaagtaatttgttcaaggaaggaagctaaCCCTCCGTAGGACTGTTTTTAATGGCTTGTTTAGTTGTCCAAGTAACAGTAGAGTTGTCCATAATTGAAGGGCTGCTGCTGTTATGTAAAATAATTGTGGCGGCATTTGCCAAGTAATCAAATCCTtcacatttaaataatatctAAGCTAATTTCGTTTTCGGCTTTTGAGAATAATCAAATCCTTCAAATCCATAAAAGTTTATTTGACTTTGGATATGAATAAGAATCCAACAGACCCCATGGGCAGCACCTCTGCATACGCCGGCCTCGCGCCCACTAATAGCTGAAGCTCTTGGGTTTCTCACATTTGGCAGACAGCGAAAACTGGAGAGGAGGTTTGGTAAGTAAATCAAACAATCGATCAATCCACCTGCTGCCTGTTGCATTTCCTTTACGAGAGTTAGTTGCCTtgatctctctgtctctctcttttgatCTTGTCTTGCTACCCGCTGACTTGGATCTCCTGAATCTGAATATAAAGCTTGATGAAATCTCATGTCATTAGGTTACAGCTACGATTTTGGATTTTGCCCAACCCAAGTATTCAATCCAAAATTGATTTTGGACTCTTTATGTTTAAAGCAAGAAGCATTCCCGAATTACACATAATATTCTGAGAGTGAGATATTTGGttgggattttattattggaCCTCTTGAAATGAGAATAGATAAGAAACCATAATTGATTGATAgacttgatttattttaaaatcacGTTTGTTTTTTGGGGTGTCTCACCCCCTTCGTTATTCACCAAAAAAGAGttaaaaacagagagaaatcATCAGCAGTACACAAATGAATGAATGGATTTAAAGAACCGTGTTGGGTGAAAACACAAGCAAATCAATTAATAACTACAAATAAACTTtcgtttcctttctttttttttctttctttttttttcatttttttcatttttgaggATCAGGATCAAGGTGTACATGAAGACGAAGTAGCTCGACTAACTTTATAAGATTGCTGTAACTGTGTAACAGATACATCTCAAGAAAACACACTGCCATCTTTCTAAATGAAATATCTCCCTCTACCCTCTCCTCCTCCCCACATggttttcaataaaaaataacagaaCCACGTGGGCACATCCCTCTTCTTACACAAGTCAAAAGAATAGCTCGCGATAAATGAGCTGCTCATCTCAATTCAAAACCCAATTTTCACCATCCCAACCAACCTGCATGAGTTTAACAAACAACTACTACGATATACAATTTTACAAACTATACCAACCAGATCGCATCCACCACTCCTTCCTATGCTTTGCTGAGGTGAATACATATTACCCTCAGCCAGGGTCCAGAAGCAATAACATTATAATTGTAACTGCCCCGTCGCCCTCCTAGATCTCGAAGGAGGCCTATTCACATCTGATGAAGAAGTTCTGCTGAGTTCTTCAGGTCTTTGCACATCCTGCATACACACCAAGAAACAACGTAATTCCAACACACAAGTCGCAGCTTTAGAGGTGCAATATGGGAGAAAATCAAACCATTACATAGCAAGTATGACTGTATGACACCATATAACTATAATAAGTTGTAgtttaataagaaaaagtaaagtaaGAACGGGCTATCTGAAGAAATGTTTGCAGCAGGTGCCTGCCAATACAGCTCCCACATAACATTTTCCAAAAACACACTCATCAAGATGCCAATAAATCTCAACAGCAATGTTAATATCCCAAGGAAGAAACTCAACAAACCTTTGGTGTTGAAGAAGATGTCGAATTTTTGTGTGATTGTGCCTGCACTTTCGCATGCTGACGATGCTGTCGCTGCATTTGCTCAAACTGCTGTAGTCTTGAAGCAAAGTTGATTCCATTATGTGAATTCTTACTGTCCTGGTTTATGTCGCCATCTTCAGTTATCTGTGAGCCACCTGGCATGTGATGTAGGATTTGATAGGGATTCCCCGAAGAAGTTCGCCTGAGTTGCTCACCATTAAATGAGTATGAAGGCACAGTTTTCAAACGAGTCCGTAGGATTTTAAAGGCGGCACTTTGCTGCAATCAAGAATCAAATGAAGCTTATACACATTACAAATACCAAGATGATTGCTACTAATCACAAAAAACAGAACTCTCATAACACACAGTTTGGACGATTGCTACTATTACAAGAACCAGAACTCTCATGAGGCACAGTTTGAAGTAGTTTCGAGATAAATTTAAGGTCTGATCTCAATGACTGATGATTAATGATTAATGCTTAATAGTATTTTTAACATTTAATACTATCATTTGCCACCACCAGGAAAGATTTCGGAACAAGAACTTACTGAAAGGTTCATCCTTAAATAGTTTCCAAAGAGGGTCAGAAGAAAAACGAAAGGTAAAACAAGGATCTTTGAACTACATCATAGCCAAGATAAGTAAACAACactattttctatttattggaaaaagaaaactactcTTTTACTTGTGACTTCCTAATATAGAGGAAGCAAAAGTTATAAATAAGGGATTTAAGACAACATCATGCTTGCAGTTGtatagaggaagaagaaggaaaatgaaGAATTCTTAGTTTATACCTGGGGAAGCAACATCAGAAGACCATACAAGGCTTTTAACAACCATACATGTCTTCCAGGTTCAAGAAGCTGCAAGAACCAAAAGACAGCTCAGTCACTCAACATTAGATCTCAATTTGAGAAAGCAACGCAGAAAACACAAAATGGTAAAAAGCAAACAGGCATTCTGTACAAAACTTGCAATAaaacattttttcttattttgccAAATGATAAACTTGACATGAAACATTTAAGCATAACCAAAATGGCAAGCTCATTTTCTCTCCCTATACTCCAATTCATAAAGCTGACTTTGAGAAGCGTGAGAGGCCACtccttgagagagagagagagagagagcacctAATGTAGTATGCAGAACAAAGGTTAAAAATATGGCAATGATATAAGAAATACATTTTAATACTGCACCTGTAATCTAAGATATGCGAAGATCGGAGTTTCTAGTAACCGAATCAATTTATCCAACTGGACCAAAAATTTCACATTAATATCTTCCTCCACCAGAGACTGAACCACAGTACTCGCATGCTGATATGTCTGTCAATAAAAACATGTTCATGAAAACAGAACAAATGTTCACATGCAAACACAGATTTTTAAATCAAAGGGGTATCCATGGGTGACAAAGCTCTAGAACCTCACCTGAGCTAATAAGCAGAGGCTTATAATTGCCATGGGTGAGTGGCACCAAGAAGCatataaagaaacaaacaagtcTTTCCCAGAAGGATTTACAAGTGAATGTTTCAAAAGATCTCGAAGCTCAGACAGCTCGGAGGATGTAAGTAAAATCAAGTTCAAAGCCTGAACAAGGAAAAAGGAACACGGATAAATAAAGATTATGCTGAAAAGAACACATAAGAAGGAACTGTTGAATAAAGCATACgaccataaaataaataaaatcattttaGAAAAATTGGTCTTTTTAATGCCTCGGTCATAGTAAATTGTTTTAATTCTAGCCACTAGGAtgtataaaaccatttcaattaCAAATCATATCACATGCAAATAATTGCTTCATTATATGGTTACTTGTGCACATATTACTTTATGTTGTGAGATAAATAACAACCTGAACCATAATAGATGCAAAATCCAGGTCTGACTCTCCTTCTAGGATAGTAGACAGTTCTCGGTATACCCTTTCAGCATCTAAAAGCACACAAAGTCGCCGAATTATCAAAGCACCACGCCTTGgggaaaagaatgaaaagaaagggcagagtcaaaataaaaaacacattATCATAGATACAATTGAAAATACTAGCTAAAGGaccaggaggaggaggaggggggagagagagagagagagagagagagagagagagagagagagactcacTTCTCTAGAAGAGAGTTATCTACATGGAAATTATGCACGAGGAACACGACAAGCTGGCGGAAGTGTTGTGTATCTTGTGCTATGCATGCATGAACTTCAAGGACCAGGAGAACCACCTGGACATAAATCCAGACTCGCAACATTAGATACCCAAATAAATGCTGTTCAATATGTCTCTGTGCAATTAGGTTTTCATTATGCATGCTTCTGGACATCATAAAGTAATAAATAAGCTACATTCTGGCATACTAGGAGACAGCTCACAATGGATAACTACAGAGGATATCTGGTAATAGGAAAGAAAGTATTACATGAAGAcactataattttattttttatttttacttctCAAAGAAAGTTCAAAAAGCCTCtggaaaaatacataaataaaagaataattcacatCAGTCAGCAGAAGAAACTCGCAGAGCCCAAGGAGAATTCAATAAAGTTAGTAACAAGAGTATTATTTAGTGCATGACAATGTACCACATGAAATCACAAGCATCTGAGATAATTGATAGTACTCATAATTTCAGCGGCTAAACTCCCATAATCCTCATCcatcaaaccaaacaaacaaaaaaatggtaACTCACTCTTATCAGAATAGTAGAGAAAATGTTAAAGGATAAACCCATTATGATCAATATACACTGAAACTATAAAAACAAGAGGAAGAAACACTTTAAGTTTCCTTCACACAGGAGCAAGTTCTTAGAAGAATCACTTCAATTTCTCTCACCATACTCCTAACAGCCAATTTCTGAACGAAATCCGCCAGGGCTAACTCTCTCAACTCTTGGTAACCAATCACTATTGGCGATATACGTTTTAGAGTAGCTTTCTCTCAGCAGTACTGTTTTTCAatcatctttttttctttgagaaCCTCAACTAGTAGTCAATCAACAGATCGAAAGATCCATGTGAATCATAATTTGAACATAATAACTGAGAAAATACAGACAGccatggaaaaaaataaaaaataatcaccATCCAAACTCATGCAACCAAATAAAGATTAGAAAATACATCTtgaaacaataaaagaaaaagatccaTCAGACTAAAAGGATTACCTGATCAGAAGGATCTGAAAGTGCTTCCAAAAGGGTGTCAAATATGTCGTTCAGAAAAGTTAAAACCTGTTTCaggtaaaaattaaaataaaatatctgaCAAAAAATACAGGCCCGGACAAACAGTAACTCGATATATAACTAGCAATGAACTACGAACTATTAACCAGGTTGTGAATCGGTAATagaaattttatattacaatttacacAAAGGCATAAGTTATCcagtttaattttgaaaaaagttCAATACGGAACTCCCCTGAATAAACATTACACTAGGTTCAAAATCATGCAACTAGAAGTGCGTGCAATTAGAAAAGTGCCCAATTACCTCAGCACGATGTCTGTTTAGAAGGTTTGAAATCCAGTGCAATGCTTCGATTCTAGTAGCCTCCCATTCACTAGATAATTGCCTGATCAGAAAAAATTTCCCAAATCACCACAAATCCTCCAGCATAACAATAGAGCATAAGGATAAAAAACGCAACTTGAGAATGGACATTTCAAATAGCTCCACAACATGCAGACGTACTATATATACCCATGAAATAAAAGGGCATATTCTAATAACATATCACCCTAGGTTGTTTGGTTAGAAAAACTACACCTCCTTGCAATAGAGAGGATTGCTCCAACGTCAAATCCTTCAGCTGGATCAGCCTTAATGGCACGAAGCTCTTCATTGGTTTCACGAGCAACCTTTAGGtgatgggaaagaaaaataaaagaattcaGTGAAAGTAACTCCCAGAAGCAATGAAATCAGGAAAAACACAACCCCTCCGCCCCTCCCCCACcccccaaccaaaaaaaagaagaaaaaaaagaagagggagGAACTTTAACCAACCACtctaattttctcttctttatcAGATATGCAGGGTAAAATCGCTCCCAGAATATCAGCATAATAGGGAACAAGCTGGTCCCCACCAAGCTTTACGAACTCATTTATCTGCATAGCAAAGAATCACATGCAAAAGACTATCAAGAAAAGCATTGCTTTCATGAGAATATCGAGAACATCATCCATACAAACCCTATGACAATGATAGCAATGAGTAGGCAGAAAATACCCATGTGATAGCTGTTAACCGAGTAAATTCATCCGGTGAAGCAGCCCTCTGTACCAGTATTTCAGCCATGCGACCATAATCTACAGACTTGAAGAGTAGCACTGCTCGAGTCAGAAAATTACAAATGAACAAGATATGTAGTTTTTAGATTCAGAAAAAGGGGGGAAGCTggctgtgtgtgtgtgtgtgtgtgtgtgtgtgtgtgtgtgtgtgtgtgtacatTCGGTAGAGGCGCGGGGGTAGGGGTGGGAGAAATGACTGGCACAGGTTCTCCAaaagtaaccaaaaaaaaaacacatactACAGACATTATTGCAGGATTGGTGGATTAACAGTTAGAAGTCTTACTGGAGAGTTCTTGATCTCTTGGAGAAACTCTGAAAGTGCTGAATCAGCTTGTTGTCTTATCTCATGGCTTGAATCACTTAACATATTAAACAAGCCTGATATTTATAAGCAAACTGTAAGTTCATATCCAATTACcagaaaatatttgaaatgaaGAAGCGCATAATTTTTACTATGAAAAACAATTACCATCAAGAAAATCAGGAAGAAATCCCAGCATATCAATATCTGGAACACTGTCTAAGACAGTGATCCATCCAACCAAAAACTGGCGGACATAGGGATTTAGGACATTCATACGCTCCCTCAACAATGGTATAAATTCTTCAATGCTGCAGAAGGGAAAGAAACagacaaacaaaattaaatgtaAGTGTTGTATTATGTCTTGAGAGTCACAAATCCAGATCAAGAATATTACGCACCTGAATTGATCACTTTCAGTGACAATATCCTGCTTCAGtatataaaaagaattaatatagaaaaaataaatgtcTATCTTGAAGACAATCAAttgaaaaaaaccaaagaccCTTGCTTTCGATTTTCCTTTCTGTAGATGAGGAAGGAGGTTAAATTACCTTTACAAGCCGATCTAAAAGATGAGCAGCACTTTGTACATTAGCATCTGAGTCTGCTGAAAGCTTACACAAGGCATCAAATATCTTATTAAAGAATATGATAAAATCTCCTCTTACAACCTGAgaaccagaaaaataaaacaaaattatatcaAGTCCAAGTCAGGGAAAcagaataataaattaataagtcAGCCACCTAATCCGCTCACCTTTGCAATGTTATATAGAGCTTCACAAGCATAATAACGAACTCTGCTATCTTGGTCAGAAAAGGAATCAAGCACAGGAGGCACAATTTGCTGGCAAGATAAATCAGAAGCAAAATAAATACTCAATACCAATAAAGAAGAATTTGGCATTTAATTGAGTCAGAAATGTATATAAATAGCTTTAAAACTAGTAATTTCCAGAAGGAAAGGAGCTAAACTTTGAGATGGACAGCTTAATATAGCTGACATGGGACCATTCTATATTCTCATAAGCTGGCAATCAACTCAGTTAAGGGATGCACAAAGGGAACTTTCAAAAGGATTACAAGTTTACAACATTGCATAAAGTGTTGGCATCTCTTACATGTCCAATATGATTTAATT
This window encodes:
- the LOC18790753 gene encoding F-box protein At4g19940, with translation MSKQPLLLLIAGKPRLSVASRGFSPLCLCCTAFLHPLPLHAAVITTHSRTLPSKASNHSGSSRNMEVAEVEGDHVPSVIPELPSEIIWFLILPRLPAKSLMRFKCVCKSWSSLISGNPTFLGVHRNLRCNNSRYTHLLLNVFDRDTGHDHLLSVQINQDGDGDGDGSTSPATHLLTLPPDYHLYDYQCTNGLFCIFYFAKPVATKTHHEHDPEDHVHIFNPSTGESIILPHTSLSKYTLQIKGHFGFSPFTNEYKLLQVHLCHDWTSNLFSLKLEILTLGSDSWRCIEVDLDHLPFNPLSSHLYGESVCLHGALHWIYQDGEDRSRIVVFDLGEERFKVITTPEDDGSDPCWTIAEVGGRLALMDDKDAMPQKLMLELWILKDYQNQVWAKETINFPSHWRESTYHHLNSLRTIHTGELFIQSSPEVQASHHFYDMKSNSFYKSSIVLPDLIWRNDGDARLGLITSYRETLAPLRL
- the LOC18788769 gene encoding protein VAC14 homolog, whose product is MADALSVIPASVLRNLADKLYEKRKNAALEVEGIVKQLTTAGDHDKITAVINLLTTEFTYSPQANHRKGGLIGLAAATVGLTSEAAQHLEQIVPPVLDSFSDQDSRVRYYACEALYNIAKVVRGDFIIFFNKIFDALCKLSADSDANVQSAAHLLDRLVKDIVTESDQFSIEEFIPLLRERMNVLNPYVRQFLVGWITVLDSVPDIDMLGFLPDFLDGLFNMLSDSSHEIRQQADSALSEFLQEIKNSPSVDYGRMAEILVQRAASPDEFTRLTAITWINEFVKLGGDQLVPYYADILGAILPCISDKEEKIRVVARETNEELRAIKADPAEGFDVGAILSIARRQLSSEWEATRIEALHWISNLLNRHRAEVLTFLNDIFDTLLEALSDPSDQVVLLVLEVHACIAQDTQHFRQLVVFLVHNFHVDNSLLEKRGALIIRRLCVLLDAERVYRELSTILEGESDLDFASIMVQALNLILLTSSELSELRDLLKHSLVNPSGKDLFVSLYASWCHSPMAIISLCLLAQTYQHASTVVQSLVEEDINVKFLVQLDKLIRLLETPIFAYLRLQLLEPGRHVWLLKALYGLLMLLPQQSAAFKILRTRLKTVPSYSFNGEQLRRTSSGNPYQILHHMPGGSQITEDGDINQDSKNSHNGINFASRLQQFEQMQRQHRQHAKVQAQSHKNSTSSSTPKDVQRPEELSRTSSSDVNRPPSRSRRATGQLQL